The Ananas comosus cultivar F153 linkage group 20, ASM154086v1, whole genome shotgun sequence region GTCGCCCTCCTCCGCGCCCCCGACTGGGTATGCAtgattactctctctctctctctctctctctctctctctctccttctcacaGCAATCAACTTATTTGGTTCACATGGCACTTTGATGTTCAAACTTTAATTCGCggtaatttaatttagttgactaaatactAATGTGTTGTGATTGATGCTACCGTgctaataattaagatattatatcaCTTTTATATCATTAATGCGTCAAGATTTAGTCGACTAAATTGGTTCATGGGActtaattagatatatatattcataaagTTTGAGTAAAAAGTTATTGCAAATTGAAGTTCGAGGACTGACAGTGCAAtttacctttttattatttttccctGATTTTTATCTAACTAGTACAGTCTGTCCCAGTGTTAATTTCTGTCATTGCAGGCGGTCAGAAAGTACGGTTAAATAAATTCTGTTCTGTATGTTTTcgtaaagaaaacaaagaatgcGACAAGCATATCTCCGTATACTTTTGTCCCAACTTGTTTAGCCCGATAACGAATACCAAATGTGTCCTAAGTGTTAGTTGGATGGTATTCTCATTTCTGTAGCGTAGGTTCATTGTTTGAATCCTACGTGTCGCTTCTCGGCATATTTAGAACGAAAAAAGGGGATATTTTGTTCGTCCTTCGCTACACATCGAATAGGTTGCGAATAATCAGTAGAATAACCATTTGTCTCACAAACCTTGTGATTTTGGACAAAAATGAGCAATGTTATGAAACTGTACAAAATTAGGCAATATCGGGCACTGCAATATGGAAGTGAAATTCCGGTAGGCAAATTGCAGTAAGTGAAAGCGAGAGGAAGGGACCATCATATAATTCTCTATTTTGTTACTGATTCTGTCGTCATTTGGTATTCGCCAGGAATCGCCGGACTACTTGAGAGAGCTAATTCGGAGGACACGGACCTTGACGAGCAAACCATTTGGGGTTGCAGTGGTGTTAGCATTCCCGCATGACGAAAATGTGAAGGTTATTCTGGAGGAAAAGGTTGCTTTACTGCAAGTCTACTGGGGTGAATATCCTAGAGAACTTGTAGATGAAGCGCATCACGCTGGGGTCAAGGTCTTACACCAAGTGAGTTCATTAATCAATTATGTAACTTATTTGTTTAGTAATTTTGTTTGGATTTAGCAACAACTTAACGATCAGAAgcaactatttttatttagttttttaaggCTTCTTTTGCAGGTTGGCTCCTTTGAAGAGGCCGAAAAAGCAAAGATAGCCGGTGTTGATGGAATTATTGTTCAAGGTCATGAAGCTGGGGGGCATGTCATTGGTCAGGTAGAGTTTTATATCCTGCATTGCCattggcacgggccgtatcATGCCAATATCTTGTCGGCACGGTGGGTACAGCCCGTGCCGATGGACGCTTAAATCTTTGCCGGTATTCGGTTTGCACGAATGGTTATTCGGACAAACTGATGCAAATTTCATTGTGTTCCGTGGTTGAATCAGTCCTACAGCAGCTAATAGGTTGCTCTGGTTCTGATGACGCTTCTTTGGAGAAATAAGGAAGCGAGAATATCCTACCTTCCTCTCTTTACCATTGCTCTAAATCTTGATTCTCTACTCATCATAGTGCAGGAGGGACTTATATCACTATTGCCGAGAGTGGTAGATTTAGTTTCAGATTGCGACATTCCAGTTATTGCTGCTGGTGGAATTGTTGATGGTCGTGGGTATGTCGCTGCATTGGCCCTTGGGGCCCATGGCGTCTGCCTCGGAACTAGGTATGCCGCATCTCTTTCTATATTCACTTAACTTATATGTTCTCAAGCAGATAATTTtgagggcctgtttggccccAGATATGGCTTCTTCCAAGAAGTAGCTTTATTCTACTAGTAGCTTTATTCTACTGAAAAAGCTATCTGACAAGCTTCCCCTGCAGCGGTAGCAGAGGCAGAAGCTACAAATTGGATTTCCTGCTTTGGGGCTTATTTGCTCACTTTAGTGTCACAGCAAATCCCTAGATTTTGCTTTTCAAAGTAAAGAAGCTAGGCCGAACAAGGACTACTTTTCTGTAGAATCACTTTCTGATTATCTGAGCAATGCGAGCCATCTCTCATTTTCAGGTTCCTTGCTACTGTGGAAAGCTTCGCTCACCCTTTATACAAGCAAAAGCTAGTTGAAATGGATAAGACTGAGTACACGAATATATTTGGCCGTTCTAGATGGCCTGCTGCACCACATCGTGCCCTGCAAACACCGTTCTTTACTAAATGGAGGCATCTACCTGAACACGAGAGTGAGGAGAATCAGCCTGTAATAGGCCACTCATCAATACATGGTGTGGTATGTTCCAGCCTTTTCCTAGGAGCCAAGTGTAGCTATTTGAATTGAAGAAGGGACTTGAATAGAAGTTGATTTTATAATACGAAGTTGCGTGACATCTGCCTCTTTTCATCCTTCTCACAGCCCTTGACTTGTTCTTTAGATTTTCCTTTTCATCCTTCTCACAGCTCTGGACTTGTTCTTTAGATTTTCGGTTGCGATATATTGTGCTGaactctcttctcttctcttattCCTAGATTGTAAATAGTACATCACCATCAAAAAGGTGGTTTTTTTTGCATCAGTAAGTGTTACAAACGATGAGCACCTAAAATAACAGGGTATAACATAATTGAAAAAACACTATTATTATTGCCTTCTCCTCTTCGTTTATGTGAAGCTCTATAATGTATCAGATTTGCTAAATAAGCATTGCTACTTGAAAAGGTATGAAGCCTTTGTTGATCACTCTTTGTTAAAATGCCTACGAATTTGAGATTTATATTAGAAGTTTGTTCCGTTTTATGGATATTATTCAGAATAGATGAACAtatatttatttcaatttacCTTAACAATTGCGTTACATGTATTCACTTGAGAATTTTGGATTCTGCCATTCAGTTGCTACTTTTTAGATATAGATGACCTTGATAAAGCGGTTCAAGTGTGACACCTATTCTTGGTTGTTTGTTGTGCCACCGCTTGAAAAGAGAAGGACAAATTGATGGATGCATATCAGCTTGTGCGCCCTGTGGTTGCTTTAATAGATTCCTCTCAACTTGCTAAAAATTATGTTGGACCATGCATTCTGATCCTCATCACAATTCCATATCAAAATCCACTTTGTGTAGAAATTCAATCGCGATGCTATATCCAAGAGTAGTGATATCAAAATCAGTAGTAAAAATTGTTGCATTGTTTGCCTCCTTGAATTTCAACTACGCAAAAATCagaattaatttgaaaaaagaagggaaaaaagacTGAACTTTGTACATTTTTCAGAAAAAGGAGATTCGCCGCTTTGCTGGTACTGTTCCAAATGCGACAACAACAGGTGACATTGATAGCATGGTTATGTATGCTGGTCAAGGCGTCGGGCTTATTAAGGATATCCTACCTGCTGGTGAAGTTGTTGAGAGGCTTGTTGAGGAAGCGCGACAAATCATCCAGAAGCGCTTTTTAGACTCTGAACAAGCCTGATACTGCTTCTGGTAACTGTTATCCTAATTTGCTGCATTTATCATAATGTTTCCTGTTTGTCAATTTAGAAAACAACAAATCAAGCAATATAGGACAAAAAAATCAGGAACTGTACACTCGAGCATTTGGATTGTACCTATTAAAATGCTATCATTTAATTAGTCTCCTGTATTTAAAACAAATGAATGGATCCGCTATATTTGTCTATGAAGCATTCGATCCGACTTAAAACTCGGAAGGGAGAAACCAAATTACCCTTTTCGCCCAACAGAGAATTGCATAATGAACTTATCGCACATGCCGAACTTGATTGCACTTGTTCCACCTTTTTCACTATTGATAATATGATTTTACAGACATTTCTGATCATGTTATTTAATGCAGGTGGTGGGTGAACAATGCAAGTAATGCTTCTGCATCCCTGGACCACCTATTCCATAGCTGTGGCCCTTCTAGTGCAAAAAACCTATGATTCCGAGCCAATCATTAATCTCAAAAATCGCATTAAAGCTTGCCATTGCCGCATCCTCTGAGGTGTTCTTCTCTGCCCTGTAACTTTTGTTTGGTCATTGGATTGCTATGAACTAAGCATGACCTGCAATCTCAATAGCTTTtgtaaaaagaagaaagaataaagaaggAAAATGATTGGAGTGCTATTCTCAAAGGGACATGAATAAGTTTCTTCCAAAGTTAACAAAAAGGTTTCAGTTTGTTTGCGTCATGTTTAGATCACgggttgagctagaatgctattgaACGCACGTGCTATTAACTTTTTGGctcttaaatttataataatattattgttaAATAGTAAATCCTATGCATCTAAGGGTCGAAAAAAGTTAATAGTACGATACCATAAATAGCATTTTAGCCACCTCGTAAATGAGTATATTAGATTACAATTATGTAACCGCTATATAGATATTTTGTAAGTGGGATCATCTTATAGTTAAGTTTTGAGTGAAAAGAATATATTTCTAAGTAATAAATATTGCTTAAAGCCACTGAAATTTAAGAGAGACTAATCAATCATTCGTTACTTTTTTAAGATTTGTACATTATACCTAATCAATCATTCTTATATAAGTACCGTAACAAATgaataatcaaacaaaaaaagtacTGCAGCAAATTACTCATAATGTTGCATTTGCATATTATTTATGTACTAATGCTTGTAATACGCggaattttaataaatttatacatgtattatatataatataataaaaatttattaatatatcaaTACTCAATAAAGCCGGATTCTATAGAGCAGGTTTGTGTGCTTTGGGAAGCACGGTGACCTTCGCAGTATT contains the following coding sequences:
- the LOC109725804 gene encoding uncharacterized protein LOC109725804, which translates into the protein MRGWRGILGFDYGVVQAPLGPDISGPDLVAAVANAGAVALLRAPDWESPDYLRELIRRTRTLTSKPFGVAVVLAFPHDENVKVILEEKVALLQVYWGEYPRELVDEAHHAGVKVLHQVGSFEEAEKAKIAGVDGIIVQGHEAGGHVIGQEGLISLLPRVVDLVSDCDIPVIAAGGIVDGRGYVAALALGAHGVCLGTRFLATVESFAHPLYKQKLVEMDKTEYTNIFGRSRWPAAPHRALQTPFFTKWRHLPEHESEENQPVIGHSSIHGVKKEIRRFAGTVPNATTTGDIDSMVMYAGQGVGLIKDILPAGEVVERLVEEARQIIQKRFLDSEQA